In Phycisphaerae bacterium, the following proteins share a genomic window:
- a CDS encoding cupin domain-containing protein, with protein MLKAKWQDVKAEPVNAEGAKGATIRWLIGKESGAPNFHMRLFELAPGGQTPLHTHAWEHELYILEGSGQMQTEKGSAPFAAGEFIYVAPNEKHQFVNNGSSVCRFLCLVPAGV; from the coding sequence ATGCTGAAGGCGAAATGGCAGGACGTGAAAGCCGAACCGGTCAACGCCGAAGGGGCCAAAGGGGCCACCATCCGCTGGCTGATCGGCAAGGAATCCGGAGCCCCGAATTTCCACATGCGGCTCTTTGAACTGGCGCCCGGCGGCCAGACCCCGCTCCACACCCACGCCTGGGAGCACGAGCTGTACATTCTCGAAGGGTCGGGCCAAATGCAGACCGAAAAGGGGTCGGCGCCCTTCGCCGCCGGCGAGTTCATCTACGTGGCCCCGAACGAAAAGCACCAATTCGTCAATAACGGCTCGTCGGTCTGCCGATTCTTGTGTCTGGTGCCGGCCGGCGTATAG
- the ndk gene encoding nucleoside-diphosphate kinase translates to MERSLVILKPDAVQRGLVGRLVARFEEKGLKLIAMKMVRLTRQTAETHYGEHKGKDFYEPLVAYIISGAVVLLVVEGPSAVSVVRTMMGPTSGITAPPGTIRGDFAVATRYNLVHGSDSAQSAEREIALFFKPDELVEYDRAILDWSWQC, encoded by the coding sequence ATGGAACGCTCACTGGTCATTCTCAAACCGGATGCGGTTCAGCGGGGCCTGGTCGGGCGGCTTGTCGCCCGTTTCGAGGAAAAGGGCCTCAAACTGATCGCCATGAAGATGGTCCGCCTGACCCGGCAGACCGCCGAGACCCACTACGGCGAGCATAAGGGCAAGGACTTCTACGAGCCGCTGGTCGCCTACATCATCTCCGGCGCCGTCGTGCTGCTGGTGGTCGAAGGCCCCTCAGCCGTGTCGGTGGTGCGGACCATGATGGGCCCGACCAGCGGCATCACCGCACCGCCCGGAACCATCCGGGGCGATTTCGCGGTGGCCACTCGGTATAATCTGGTGCACGGCAGCGACTCAGCCCAATCGGCGGAACGCGAGATCGCGCTGTTTTTCAAACCGGATGAGCTGGTCGAATACGACCGGGCCATCCTGGACTGGAGCTGGCAATGCTGA
- a CDS encoding Gfo/Idh/MocA family oxidoreductase — translation MSKINVGICGLGRSGLGIHVKAIQEHVSDLYRMVAVADVNREHADAKANEFGCRAWDSPEKLFGDPEVEMVVVATLSNDHARHAIEAMEAGKDVLVEKPMATCYGDARRMIEASKRTGRRLTVFHNRRYDADFEVIRRLRDAGELGEPFSISSFIHNYSFRDDWQLQSRFGGGLLNNWGPHTVDQVLVLAGQRPVSVYANLQQRVNQGDVEDHFKVVITFENGLIGQTEVSAAALAGLPRWQVLADRTAILASDDKKIVLYRYQDGQTVTEEHAPQGGFGEQSGRFYREMHHRAQSGQPTLVDPESAADVVRVIEAAKLSSREKMSINLNDVA, via the coding sequence ATGTCGAAGATCAACGTTGGAATCTGCGGGCTGGGCCGAAGCGGTCTGGGCATCCACGTTAAGGCGATCCAGGAGCATGTGAGCGACCTCTACCGGATGGTGGCCGTCGCCGACGTCAACCGCGAGCACGCCGACGCCAAGGCCAACGAGTTCGGCTGCCGGGCCTGGGACAGCCCCGAAAAGCTGTTCGGCGATCCCGAAGTCGAAATGGTCGTGGTCGCCACCCTTTCCAATGACCACGCCCGGCACGCCATCGAGGCGATGGAGGCGGGCAAGGACGTCCTGGTGGAAAAGCCGATGGCTACCTGCTACGGCGACGCCCGGCGGATGATCGAGGCGTCGAAGCGGACGGGCCGACGGCTGACGGTTTTCCATAACCGCCGGTACGATGCGGACTTCGAGGTGATCCGGCGGCTCAGGGACGCAGGCGAACTCGGCGAGCCGTTCAGTATCAGCAGTTTCATTCATAACTACAGCTTCCGCGATGATTGGCAGCTCCAAAGCCGGTTTGGCGGCGGGCTGCTCAACAACTGGGGCCCGCACACCGTCGATCAGGTGCTCGTGCTGGCCGGCCAGCGTCCGGTCTCGGTGTACGCCAACCTCCAGCAGCGGGTCAACCAGGGCGACGTCGAGGACCATTTCAAGGTGGTCATCACCTTCGAGAACGGCCTGATCGGTCAGACGGAGGTCTCAGCCGCGGCTTTGGCGGGGCTGCCCCGCTGGCAGGTGTTGGCCGATCGGACCGCCATCCTGGCCTCCGACGATAAGAAGATCGTCCTGTACCGTTATCAGGACGGCCAGACCGTGACCGAAGAGCACGCCCCGCAAGGCGGGTTCGGCGAGCAGAGCGGCCGGTTCTATCGCGAAATGCATCACCGGGCCCAAAGCGGTCAGCCGACGCTGGTGGACCCGGAGAGCGCCGCCGATGTGGTCCGGGTCATCGAGGCGGCCAAACTCTCAAGTCGGGAAAAGATGTCGATCAACCTCAACGACGTGGCATAG
- a CDS encoding aminotransferase class I/II-fold pyridoxal phosphate-dependent enzyme, translating to MTEYDSIAMEPAGRILRLPPYLFGRLNAAKHAMRQAGQDVIDLGMGNPVDRPSQMVIDKLCEAVQDTRNHRYSASMGIANLRREITKIYRRRWGVELDPDNEVIACLGSKEGFSHMCLAMMGPGDTAVVGDPAFPIHIYSVALAGANVISVPLGNDEKFLARIADVVAHLYPRPKLIILNYPHNPTTLTVEQGFFDEVVALARKYEVGVIHDFAYGLTCFDGYKAPSFLASPRAKSVGVEFITMSKGYNMAGWRIGFCVGNKHMIKALGTVKGYYDYGIFQPLQIASIIAMRHGDEDIEEQSKVYTKRRDVLCAGLEQLGWQVERPRASMFVWARIPDQTLAGQSTIDFSLKLLEGAKVVVSPGRAFGENGEGYVRIAMVENELRLKQAIKQIGIFLGRKPEKRVRPSLPKDARKKKTVS from the coding sequence ATGACCGAATACGATTCGATTGCGATGGAACCCGCTGGACGAATTCTGCGACTGCCGCCGTACCTGTTCGGGCGGTTGAACGCGGCGAAGCACGCGATGCGCCAGGCGGGTCAGGACGTGATCGACCTGGGCATGGGCAACCCGGTGGACCGCCCGTCCCAGATGGTCATCGACAAGCTCTGCGAAGCCGTTCAGGACACGCGGAACCACCGGTACAGCGCGTCGATGGGCATCGCGAACCTCCGGCGCGAGATCACCAAGATCTACCGTCGGCGATGGGGCGTGGAGCTCGATCCGGATAACGAGGTGATCGCCTGCCTGGGCAGCAAGGAGGGTTTTTCGCACATGTGCCTGGCCATGATGGGTCCGGGCGACACGGCGGTGGTCGGCGATCCGGCGTTTCCGATCCACATTTACTCGGTGGCGTTGGCCGGCGCCAACGTGATCTCGGTGCCGCTGGGCAACGACGAGAAGTTCCTGGCCCGGATCGCGGACGTGGTGGCGCACCTGTATCCGCGGCCGAAGCTGATCATTTTGAACTATCCGCACAACCCGACCACGCTGACCGTCGAGCAGGGTTTTTTCGACGAGGTGGTGGCGCTGGCCCGCAAGTACGAGGTTGGCGTGATCCACGACTTCGCCTACGGCCTGACCTGCTTCGACGGCTACAAGGCGCCCAGTTTCCTGGCTTCGCCGCGGGCCAAGTCGGTCGGCGTCGAGTTCATCACGATGAGCAAGGGCTACAACATGGCCGGCTGGCGGATCGGGTTCTGCGTGGGCAACAAGCACATGATCAAGGCGCTCGGCACGGTCAAGGGCTATTACGACTACGGGATTTTTCAGCCGCTGCAGATCGCCTCGATCATCGCGATGCGTCACGGCGACGAGGATATCGAGGAGCAGTCGAAGGTCTACACCAAGCGTCGCGACGTGCTCTGCGCGGGCCTGGAGCAGCTCGGCTGGCAGGTCGAGAGGCCGCGGGCCTCGATGTTCGTCTGGGCCCGGATACCCGACCAGACGCTGGCGGGCCAGAGCACGATCGACTTTTCGCTGAAGCTGCTGGAAGGGGCCAAGGTGGTGGTCTCGCCCGGCCGGGCGTTCGGCGAGAACGGCGAAGGCTACGTCCGGATCGCCATGGTGGAAAATGAGCTGCGACTCAAGCAGGCGATCAAGCAGATCGGGATCTTCCTCGGCCGCAAGCCGGAAAAGCGCGTCCGCCCCAGCCTGCCCAAAGACGCGAGAAAGAAGAAGACGGTGTCCTAG
- a CDS encoding DUF1844 domain-containing protein yields MAEDKPKIIVDDDWKKQAQAEKQRLAEEEKRKAQTAPSEPAAQTKAPSPEAAAERAEVPEPDFSTLVESFLTQALFAMGLLEHPGGRGRVNMDLAKFNIAMLEVLEQKTKGNLARDEKHMLDHALHQARMAFVEVASRMGPIG; encoded by the coding sequence ATGGCTGAGGACAAACCGAAAATCATCGTCGATGACGATTGGAAGAAGCAGGCCCAGGCGGAAAAGCAGCGGCTGGCTGAGGAAGAAAAGCGCAAGGCCCAGACCGCCCCGTCCGAGCCGGCGGCTCAGACCAAGGCCCCGTCGCCCGAGGCCGCGGCGGAGCGGGCCGAAGTGCCCGAACCGGACTTTTCCACCCTCGTCGAGAGTTTCCTGACCCAGGCCCTGTTCGCGATGGGTCTGCTGGAGCATCCGGGCGGTCGCGGACGGGTCAACATGGACCTGGCCAAGTTCAATATCGCCATGCTCGAGGTGCTCGAACAGAAGACCAAAGGCAACCTGGCCCGCGACGAAAAGCACATGCTCGACCACGCCCTGCACCAGGCCCGCATGGCGTTCGTCGAAGTCGCCTCGCGGATGGGACCGATCGGGTAA
- a CDS encoding excinuclease ABC subunit UvrC, whose protein sequence is MANGNRQAILKEKIAALPKTPGVYMFKDAEGRVMYIGKANDLRARVASYFQPAADLHSTRGPAIAEMATRVVDIAHLDCENEVEALLTENRLIKDVQPPYNERLTDGKSFPYIEITTWEDFPRVRITREPHAKSKLFGPFVNVSGLRAAMRELQRIFKFCTCTLKFTEEDLQRRRHRPCLLYSIHHCTAPCAGRIDRQAYREDIQRLIKFLSSKRSVVLRQMRKDMEQASADMKFELAAKLRDQIRALESLDLAGKPDVHIQPEVFFTDPKEGLERLARILDLDGPPRVIEGFDIATIQGEDSCGSLVCFIDGVPFKDGYKRFRIKTVEGMDDYAMLREVLFRRYRHVAQGEELFPDLVLIDGGLGQLHAAREAIAALDLDPPRIISLAKREEEIYVDRTEQPVKLPRNDPALKILQYVRDEAHRFAQHYHHILRRKKVIGE, encoded by the coding sequence ATGGCCAACGGAAATCGACAGGCAATTCTGAAGGAAAAGATCGCCGCCTTGCCCAAGACGCCCGGCGTCTACATGTTCAAGGACGCCGAAGGGCGGGTCATGTACATCGGCAAGGCCAATGATCTGCGCGCGCGGGTCGCCAGCTACTTTCAGCCGGCGGCCGACCTGCACAGCACCCGCGGGCCCGCCATCGCCGAGATGGCCACCCGCGTGGTCGACATCGCCCACCTCGACTGCGAGAACGAGGTCGAGGCCCTGCTGACCGAGAACCGCCTCATCAAGGACGTTCAGCCGCCCTACAACGAGCGCCTCACCGACGGCAAGAGCTTCCCATATATCGAGATCACCACCTGGGAGGACTTCCCGCGGGTCCGCATCACCCGCGAACCGCACGCCAAGTCCAAGCTCTTCGGCCCGTTCGTCAACGTCAGCGGTCTGCGGGCGGCCATGCGCGAGCTCCAGCGGATCTTCAAGTTCTGCACCTGCACCCTCAAGTTCACCGAAGAGGACCTCCAGCGCCGCCGCCATCGCCCGTGCCTGCTCTACTCGATCCACCACTGCACCGCCCCGTGCGCCGGCCGCATCGACAGGCAGGCCTACCGCGAGGACATTCAGCGGCTGATCAAGTTCCTCTCCAGCAAGCGAAGCGTCGTGCTTCGCCAGATGCGCAAGGACATGGAGCAGGCCTCCGCCGACATGAAGTTCGAACTGGCGGCCAAGCTCCGCGACCAAATTCGGGCGCTGGAGTCGCTTGATCTGGCGGGCAAGCCGGACGTGCACATCCAGCCGGAGGTCTTCTTCACCGATCCTAAAGAGGGGCTGGAACGCCTGGCCAGGATCCTCGATCTGGACGGACCGCCGCGGGTGATCGAGGGTTTCGACATCGCCACCATCCAGGGCGAAGACTCGTGCGGGTCGCTGGTCTGCTTCATCGACGGCGTACCCTTCAAGGACGGCTACAAGCGCTTCAGAATCAAGACGGTCGAGGGCATGGACGATTACGCCATGCTGCGCGAGGTGCTGTTCCGCCGCTATCGCCACGTGGCACAGGGGGAAGAGCTGTTTCCCGACCTGGTGCTGATCGACGGTGGCCTGGGCCAGCTTCACGCCGCCCGCGAGGCCATCGCCGCCCTCGACCTCGACCCGCCGCGAATCATCTCGCTGGCCAAGCGCGAAGAGGAGATCTACGTCGATCGGACCGAACAGCCGGTCAAGCTCCCCCGCAACGACCCGGCCCTCAAGATCCTCCAGTACGTCCGCGACGAAGCCCACCGCTTCGCCCAGCACTACCACCATATCCTCCGCCGCAAGAAGGTCATCGGCGAGTAG
- the rsmA gene encoding ribosomal RNA small subunit methyltransferase A produces the protein MTDPQPESLVKRLARYGIHPAKPYGQHFLLDRHYLGKLIEPPELAEVRTILEVGPGPGNLTELLVNTGTNVISVEIDERFARLLTDRFGQAANFRLFQGDILAKGGLNPEVTALLRERWDRPWALVSNLPYQVGTVVIVEVLHLPVRPAVVCVMVQREVAARLAAKAGGKDYSALSVLAQAYMEVRRLAVVPPGAFWPPPKVDSAIVKMTARPEAAVRDPAGFRDMVNLMFQHRRKTLRSGFLGRLGTDLRRRYEQAFEEMGIDPAKRAEQLDIYDFIGLGNRIAALGGGGCSDAEPQ, from the coding sequence ATGACCGACCCTCAGCCCGAGTCCCTGGTCAAACGTCTGGCCCGCTACGGCATCCATCCGGCCAAGCCGTACGGCCAGCACTTTCTGCTGGACCGGCACTACCTGGGCAAGCTGATTGAGCCGCCCGAGTTGGCTGAGGTGCGAACGATCCTGGAGGTCGGGCCTGGGCCGGGCAACCTGACGGAACTGTTGGTTAATACCGGTACTAACGTCATTTCGGTTGAGATTGACGAGCGGTTCGCCCGCCTGCTGACCGATCGTTTCGGCCAAGCCGCCAACTTCCGGCTGTTCCAGGGCGACATCCTGGCCAAGGGCGGGTTGAACCCCGAGGTGACCGCCCTGCTGCGCGAGCGCTGGGATCGCCCGTGGGCGTTGGTCTCAAACCTGCCCTACCAGGTGGGCACGGTGGTGATCGTCGAGGTCTTGCACCTGCCGGTCCGCCCAGCGGTGGTGTGCGTCATGGTCCAGAGGGAGGTGGCGGCCCGCTTGGCCGCCAAGGCTGGCGGCAAGGATTACTCCGCCCTTTCGGTGCTGGCCCAGGCGTACATGGAGGTCCGGCGGCTGGCCGTGGTGCCGCCGGGGGCATTCTGGCCGCCGCCGAAGGTGGATTCGGCGATCGTCAAAATGACGGCGAGGCCCGAGGCGGCCGTCCGCGACCCTGCCGGCTTCCGCGACATGGTCAACCTGATGTTCCAGCACCGCCGCAAGACGCTCCGCTCGGGATTTCTGGGGCGGCTGGGTACTGACCTTCGCCGCCGGTACGAACAGGCCTTCGAGGAGATGGGTATCGACCCGGCAAAACGGGCCGAACAGCTTGATATCTATGATTTTATCGGACTTGGCAACCGGATCGCGGCCCTGGGCGGCGGTGGATGCAGCGATGCCGAACCGCAATAA
- a CDS encoding sigma-70 family RNA polymerase sigma factor → MSDGDLQALVRRARDGSAQAWQELIRRYSPGLLGYLVRSVGNRTDAEELLQETFLRVVRGLRNYREQERFEVWLFRLARNLVIDHWRKNRPVLDAELAGDENGGPIDRTPGDEPDPADAADMREQEDWLTAAMVALPPEQRDAILMRYHGGLSFDEIVKETGSPLGTVLARVHRGLGKLRKMLKDEGDEPEA, encoded by the coding sequence ATGAGCGATGGCGACCTTCAAGCACTGGTGCGGCGGGCCCGGGACGGGTCGGCCCAGGCGTGGCAGGAGTTGATCCGGCGTTACTCGCCGGGCCTCCTGGGCTACCTGGTCCGTTCGGTGGGCAACCGCACCGACGCCGAGGAATTGCTGCAGGAGACGTTTCTGAGGGTGGTTCGGGGGCTGCGGAACTACCGCGAGCAGGAACGATTCGAGGTCTGGCTGTTTCGGCTGGCGAGAAATCTGGTGATTGACCATTGGCGGAAGAACCGGCCGGTGCTCGATGCCGAACTGGCCGGAGACGAGAATGGCGGTCCGATCGACCGGACGCCCGGCGACGAGCCCGACCCGGCGGATGCCGCCGACATGCGGGAGCAGGAGGACTGGTTGACCGCCGCGATGGTCGCACTGCCGCCGGAACAACGGGATGCGATCCTGATGCGGTATCACGGCGGGCTGAGCTTCGACGAGATCGTCAAGGAAACCGGCAGCCCGCTGGGCACCGTGCTGGCCCGGGTGCACAGGGGTCTGGGAAAGCTGCGAAAGATGCTCAAGGACGAAGGCGATGAACCGGAAGCATGA
- a CDS encoding FAD-dependent oxidoreductase has product MNESVQRMYVEEPAKRVPVLYDVDVVVAGSGIAGSMAAIAAGRHGARTVVVDRFGQLGGNMGPGLWGGGTLHLSLTKGEKDDLADLVCRNGMGGIPDEFHRRAVFARPNADAITDDQRRELEEAHMNVPDLRLGTGGGLSGYIVDSFVASHVLLEMMDEAGVETLTSAYAADPIMEGRTVKGLYVETKSGRVAVKAKVVIDATGQADVACRAGAAVINITRPNLGLYFALNRVDAEKYFRFRDANAEADPADLEWAKRTFTSEKNEADPYACPPHMLKAARKAYEAGEFEFARKVGTCVISLVLKDDHFRDGLAAGRTGTVGEIDFADAKGVALMEREHREHVYRFATFARNYIPGFEDSYLLLTSPFLGARGGRYLQGIRPITGDDVRAGRRFDDAIYPFSNGSAKDSCDVPYRSLVPKETDGLLAAGRSAFVYGPNFRSRYSAMLNGQAAGVAAAICAKDNVQPRNLDIKKLQKALLALRCPLGTPERLKELGLA; this is encoded by the coding sequence ATGAACGAGTCCGTGCAGCGGATGTATGTCGAGGAGCCCGCCAAGCGCGTTCCGGTCCTCTACGACGTCGACGTCGTGGTGGCCGGCAGCGGTATCGCGGGCAGCATGGCCGCCATCGCCGCCGGACGGCACGGGGCCAGGACCGTGGTGGTCGATCGGTTCGGCCAACTCGGCGGCAACATGGGGCCGGGACTGTGGGGCGGAGGCACCCTTCACCTGTCCCTGACCAAGGGGGAAAAGGACGACCTGGCCGACCTGGTCTGCCGCAACGGCATGGGCGGAATCCCCGATGAGTTCCATCGCCGGGCCGTCTTCGCCCGACCCAACGCCGACGCCATCACCGACGACCAGCGCCGCGAACTGGAAGAGGCCCACATGAACGTGCCGGACCTCCGCCTCGGCACCGGCGGCGGGCTGTCGGGCTATATCGTCGATTCGTTCGTCGCCTCGCACGTGCTGCTCGAAATGATGGACGAGGCGGGAGTCGAGACGCTGACCTCAGCCTACGCCGCCGACCCGATCATGGAGGGCCGCACCGTCAAGGGCCTGTACGTCGAGACAAAGTCCGGCCGGGTCGCGGTCAAGGCCAAGGTCGTGATCGACGCGACCGGGCAGGCCGACGTCGCCTGCCGCGCCGGGGCAGCCGTGATCAACATCACGCGGCCGAACCTGGGCCTCTACTTCGCCCTCAACCGGGTCGACGCGGAGAAGTACTTCCGGTTCCGCGACGCCAACGCCGAAGCCGATCCGGCGGACCTGGAGTGGGCCAAGCGGACCTTCACCTCGGAAAAGAACGAAGCCGACCCCTACGCCTGCCCGCCGCACATGCTCAAAGCCGCCCGCAAGGCCTACGAAGCGGGCGAGTTCGAGTTCGCCCGGAAGGTCGGCACGTGCGTGATCTCGCTGGTCCTCAAGGACGACCACTTCCGCGACGGTCTGGCGGCGGGGAGAACCGGCACCGTCGGCGAGATCGACTTCGCTGACGCCAAGGGCGTGGCCCTCATGGAGCGCGAGCACCGCGAGCACGTCTACCGGTTCGCGACCTTCGCCCGGAACTACATCCCCGGCTTCGAGGACAGCTACCTGCTGCTGACCTCCCCGTTCCTCGGCGCCCGCGGCGGACGATACCTCCAGGGCATCCGCCCCATCACCGGCGACGACGTGCGGGCCGGACGGCGTTTCGACGACGCGATCTATCCCTTCAGCAATGGTTCGGCCAAGGACAGTTGCGACGTGCCCTATCGGTCGCTGGTGCCGAAGGAGACCGATGGCCTGCTCGCCGCCGGTCGATCGGCCTTCGTCTACGGCCCGAACTTCCGATCCCGCTACTCGGCCATGCTCAACGGCCAGGCCGCCGGCGTCGCCGCTGCGATCTGCGCGAAGGACAACGTCCAGCCGCGGAACCTGGACATCAAGAAACTCCAGAAGGCCCTCCTGGCCCTCCGCTGCCCGCTGGGCACCCCGGAACGCCTCAAGGAGCTCGGCCTGGCCTGA
- a CDS encoding glycosyltransferase, translated as MSEPVPAYTGWAYTAYVSFLCIYVATLITLSFYGTHRYILVYLYYKYKKNRPKCAARFDELPTICVQLPMYNERFVAKRIIEHACMLDYPRDRLHIQVLDDSTDETVQIASAIVEQYRARGYHIDYVHRKDRVGFKAGALENGLKFTDAEFIAIFDADFIPQPDVLQRAIHYFADPKVGMVQARWDHLNRDSSLLTQSQAILLDGHFMIEHTARNRSGRFMSFNGTAGMWRRSCIDDAGGWQHDTVTEDLDLSYRAQLRGWRFVYVPDIISPAELPPEINAFKQQQYRWTKGGAQTCRKLLPTILAAPVNRKIKLEAFFHLTSCTVYLYIVALTLMLFPALYLRIMIFPHSVASRILFDVSLFLLATCSASAFYLCSQREIFSRWHDKIKYLPFLMALGIGISPSNALAAIEGFFRRGGEFVRTPKFGMGASADTQWRYRLKEFKHWRKSCLPFLEMGLGFYMIACLCMCVYYGRAPMSMPFLVLFACGYFYVSFTSLALRVRPSAQTADGEDLLETSTAIEPVVPANESSPATPVPVPASTRPAAPQR; from the coding sequence ATGAGTGAGCCGGTACCCGCGTACACGGGATGGGCCTACACGGCCTACGTGTCGTTTTTATGCATCTATGTGGCGACGCTGATCACCCTCTCGTTCTACGGCACGCACCGGTACATTCTGGTCTATTTATACTACAAGTACAAAAAGAACCGCCCGAAGTGCGCCGCCCGGTTCGACGAACTGCCGACGATCTGCGTGCAGTTGCCGATGTACAACGAGCGGTTCGTGGCCAAGCGGATCATCGAGCACGCGTGCATGCTCGACTACCCGCGCGACCGGCTGCACATCCAGGTGCTCGACGACAGCACGGACGAGACCGTGCAGATCGCCTCGGCGATCGTCGAGCAGTATCGGGCCAGGGGTTACCACATCGACTACGTCCACCGCAAGGACCGGGTGGGCTTTAAGGCCGGGGCGTTGGAGAACGGGCTGAAGTTCACTGACGCTGAGTTTATCGCGATTTTCGACGCCGATTTCATTCCCCAGCCGGACGTGCTGCAGCGGGCCATCCATTACTTCGCCGACCCGAAAGTCGGCATGGTCCAGGCCCGATGGGACCACCTGAACCGCGACTCGTCGCTGCTGACCCAGTCGCAGGCGATCCTGCTGGACGGGCATTTCATGATCGAGCACACCGCCCGCAACCGATCGGGCCGGTTCATGAGTTTCAACGGGACGGCGGGCATGTGGCGGCGGTCGTGCATCGACGACGCGGGCGGCTGGCAGCACGACACCGTCACCGAGGATCTCGACCTGTCGTACCGGGCCCAGTTGCGCGGCTGGCGGTTCGTCTACGTGCCGGACATCATCTCGCCGGCCGAGCTGCCGCCGGAGATCAACGCCTTCAAGCAGCAGCAGTACCGCTGGACCAAGGGCGGGGCTCAGACCTGCCGTAAACTGCTGCCGACGATCCTGGCCGCTCCGGTCAACCGGAAGATCAAACTCGAGGCGTTCTTCCATCTGACCAGTTGCACGGTGTACCTGTACATAGTCGCCCTGACGCTGATGCTGTTCCCGGCTCTGTATCTGCGGATCATGATCTTCCCCCACAGCGTGGCCAGTCGGATCCTGTTCGACGTCTCGCTGTTCCTGCTGGCCACCTGCTCGGCCAGCGCGTTCTACCTCTGTTCGCAGCGGGAGATCTTCAGCCGGTGGCACGATAAGATCAAATACCTGCCGTTCCTGATGGCGCTGGGCATCGGCATCTCGCCGAGCAACGCCCTGGCTGCGATCGAAGGGTTCTTCCGCCGCGGCGGCGAGTTCGTCCGGACGCCGAAATTCGGGATGGGGGCCTCGGCCGACACCCAGTGGCGCTATCGGCTCAAGGAATTCAAGCACTGGCGCAAGAGCTGCCTGCCGTTCCTGGAGATGGGCCTGGGTTTCTACATGATCGCGTGTCTGTGCATGTGCGTTTACTACGGCCGAGCCCCGATGTCGATGCCGTTCCTGGTGCTCTTCGCCTGCGGGTACTTCTACGTGAGTTTCACCAGTCTGGCTCTTCGCGTGCGGCCCTCGGCCCAGACGGCGGACGGTGAGGACCTGCTCGAAACCTCGACCGCCATCGAACCGGTAGTACCGGCAAACGAGTCCTCGCCCGCCACACCGGTTCCCGTGCCGGCTTCGACGCGACCGGCAGCGCCGCAGCGGTAA
- a CDS encoding type II secretion system protein has product MIKKRAFTLIELLVVVAIIAILVSILLPALSHGRSMAAKASCAANLQTIIKAMQFYAEDHYDLYPLAWNMQTWEQTDGPGLYEKAGWMRRLFTYIYNPRPGLYEDNEAREVYKCPGFYARDHDPFNYFLGARAAHTQRVRELPASKRCAPYWWVPVKRSYIVYPSAFIMGGDCNRQFDLQDCDRDDYTQECLAWEGNGGNPFWDPFHNGGLNVMFADSHVNWFTRFEPNQMTYSYEDYTTWEGAAYGTTGVASAD; this is encoded by the coding sequence ATGATTAAGAAACGTGCATTTACGCTGATCGAACTGTTGGTGGTGGTGGCGATTATCGCCATCCTGGTATCCATCCTGCTTCCGGCCCTTTCTCACGGGCGTTCTATGGCGGCCAAGGCCAGCTGCGCCGCCAACCTGCAGACCATCATCAAGGCGATGCAGTTTTACGCGGAGGACCACTACGACCTGTACCCGCTGGCGTGGAACATGCAGACGTGGGAGCAGACGGACGGCCCGGGCCTCTACGAGAAAGCCGGCTGGATGCGCCGCCTGTTCACCTACATCTACAACCCGCGGCCGGGGCTCTACGAGGACAACGAGGCCCGCGAGGTCTACAAGTGCCCCGGTTTCTACGCCCGCGACCACGATCCGTTCAACTACTTCCTGGGGGCCCGAGCCGCGCACACGCAACGCGTGCGCGAGCTGCCGGCCTCGAAGCGGTGCGCCCCCTACTGGTGGGTGCCGGTCAAGCGCTCGTATATCGTCTACCCGTCCGCGTTCATCATGGGCGGCGACTGCAACCGCCAGTTCGACCTTCAGGACTGCGACCGGGACGACTACACGCAGGAATGCCTGGCCTGGGAGGGCAACGGCGGCAACCCGTTCTGGGATCCGTTCCACAACGGCGGCCTGAACGTGATGTTCGCCGACTCCCACGTCAACTGGTTCACGCGGTTCGAGCCAAACCAGATGACCTACTCCTATGAGGATTACACGACGTGGGAAGGCGCGGCCTACGGCACAACCGGCGTCGCCAGTGCCGACTAA